A stretch of Ursus arctos isolate Adak ecotype North America unplaced genomic scaffold, UrsArc2.0 scaffold_4, whole genome shotgun sequence DNA encodes these proteins:
- the ZBTB21 gene encoding zinc finger and BTB domain-containing protein 21 isoform X1: MEGLLHYINPAHAISLLSALNEERLKGQLCDVLLIVGDQKFRAHKNVLAASSEYFQSLFTNKENESQTVFQLDFCEPDAFDNVLNYIYSSSLFVEKSSLAAVQELGYSLGISFLTNIVSKTPQAPFPTCPSRKKIFIEDDESSSQKRSVIVCQSRNEAQGKTVSQNQADLSHTSRPSPSTAVKTSTSKPHVPKLAEPLHGLPLAEKSWPKDGSVGYAKSLEHSGPLDDLSRSSLVKRNVPLPSKPLQDREATDDKAGLSGQLPKGKAIELALKRPRPPVLTLGGSSETPYVLKETHKGGGPGEDRNLLYYSKLGLVVPSGSSGSGKPGIDRSGPLVKSLLRRSLSMDSQVPVYSPSIDLKSSQGPSSVAGDMPGGVFCALSQKSSLKECGEKAALDERSPAPQPHRLRSFSASQSTEREGEPAVTEVRIKTEPRSPLSDPSDIIRVTVGDTAAASAATRDLSLKTEDDQKDMSRLPAKRRFQADRRLPLKKVKEDEHGSPVSEENFEEGSSPPLPDAEFPDSDLNKDEFGELEGTRPNKKFKCKHCLKIFRSTAGLHRHINMYHNPEKPYACDICHKRFHTNFKVWTHCQTQHGIVKNPSPASSSHAVLDEKFQRKLIDIVREREIKKALIIKLRRSKPGFQGPSSSQAQAIKRNLRSRAKGAYICTYCGKAYRFLSQFKQHIKMHPGEKPVGVSRAAKPKEHVSLESPVENKEVYQCRLCNAKLSSLLEQGNHERLCRNATVCPYCSLRFFSPELKQEHESKCEYKKLTCLECMRTFKSSFSIWRHQVEVHNQNTMAPAENLSLPVLDHNGDVAAAARPPAQPEPHKANHAVAAKDDNAFSDCSEQVNFDSEDSSCLPEDLSLSKQLKIHVKEEPAEEAEEEAPEARAAPKDASSSKDTSLWPCEKCGKTFTAHKQLERHQELLCSVKPFICHVCNKAFRTNFRLWSHFQSHMSQATEDPAHKDSEACPVPTNSPSPPPLPPPPPLPKIQPLEPDSPTGLAENPAPATEKLFVPQESDTLFYHAPPLSAITFKRQFMCKLCHRTFKTAFSLWSHEQSHN, encoded by the coding sequence ATGGAGGGACTGCTGCATTACATCAACCCGGCACATGCCATCTCTCTGCTGAGCGCGCTCAACGAGGAGCGCCTCAAAGGACAGCTGTGTGACGTGCTCCTGATTGTCGGAGACCAGAAATTTCGAGCGCATAAAAATGTCTTGGCCGCCAGCAGTGAATACTTCCAGAGTTTATTCACCAACAAGGAGAATGAGTCACAGACTGTCTTTCAGCTTGACTTTTGTGAACCAGATGCTTTTGATAATGTTTTGAACTACATTTATTCTTCATCTTTATTTGTTGAGAAAAGCAGTCTCGCAGCTGTGCAAGAACTAGGCTATAGCCTTGGGATTTCCTTTCTGACCAACATCGTCTCCAAAACACCTCAGGCCCCCTTTCCAACGTGtcccagcaggaaaaaaatattcatagaagaTGATGAAAGCAGTTCTCAGAAGAGAAGCGTCATCGTTTGTCAAAGTAGAAACGAAGCACAGGGAAAAACCGTGAGTCAGAATCAAGCCGACCTAAGCCATACGTCCCGGCCCTCCCCTAGCACTGCAGTCAAGACCAGCACCAGTAAGCCCCACGTTCCTAAACTGGCCGAGCCGCTCCACGGCTTGCCACTAGCCGAAAAGAGCTGGCCGAAAGATGGTTCTGTGGGCTACGCCAAGTCTCTGGAGCACTCTGGGCCCCTGGATGACCTCAGCAGAAGCAGTTTGGTGAAAAGGAATGTACCGCTGCCTTCCAAGCCTCTGCAGGACAGAGAGGCGACGGACGATAAAGCCGGTCTGAGCGGCCAGCTTCCCAAAGGCAAAGCCATAGAGCTGGCTTTGAAGAGACCGCGGCCCCCGGTGTTGACTCTTGGAGGCTCATCGGAGACCCCCTACGTGCTGAAGGAAACTCACAAAGGAGGTGGTCCAGGCGAAGACCGAAACCTGCTGTACTATTCCAAGCTGGGGCTGGTGGTCCCGTCCGGCAGCTCTGGCTCCGGAAAGCCAGGCATCGACAGAAGCGGCCCGCTCGTCAAGAGTCTGCTCAGGCGGTCGCTGTCCATGGACAGCCAGGTGCCCGTCTACTCGCCCTCCATAGATTTGAAGTCTTCCCAGGGGCCCTCTTCAGTGGCCGGCGACATGCCGGGGGGTGTGTTCTGTGCTCTGTCTCAGAAGTCGTCTCTGAAGGAGTGCGGGGAGAAGGCGGCCCTTGATGAGCGGAGCCCCGCGCCCCAGCCCCACCGACTCAGGTCCTTCAGCGCCTCCCAGtccacagagagggagggagagcctgCCGTGACTGAGGTCCGCATCAAGACGGAGCCCCGCAGCCCACTGTCGGACCCCTCCGACATCATCCGTGTCACCGTGGGAGACACGGCCGCCGCGTCGGCCGCCACCAGAGACCTTTCCCTGAAAACCGAAGATGACCAAAAAGACATGAGCAGGCTCCCGGCAAAAAGGAGGTTCCAGGCGGACCGAAGGCTGCCGTTGAAGAAGGTGAAGGAGGATGAGCACGGGTCTCCGGTGTCCGAAGAGAACTTCGAGGAGGGCTCAAGCCCTCCTCTCCCCGATGCAGAGTTTCCAGATTCTGACTTGAATAAAGATGAATTTGGTGAGTTGGAGGGAAcaagaccaaacaaaaaatttaaatgcaaacatTGCCTTAAGATCTTTAGATCGACCGCAGGTCTTCACCGGCATATTAACATGTACCATAACCCAGAGAAGCCCTACGCTTGCGACATCTGTCACAAGCGGTTTCACACAAACTTCAAAGTGTGGACGCACTGTCAGACCCAGCACGGCATAGTGAAGAACCCGTCACCAGCCTCTAGTTCACATGCCGTTTTGGATGAGAAATTCCAAAGAAAGCTGATTGACATagtgcgagagagagagattaagaagGCCCTGATCATTAAGCTGAGGCGCAGCAAGCCTGGGTTCCAGGGGCCGAGTAGCTCCCAGGCCCAGGCCATCAAGAGGAACTTGCGGTCGCGAGCCAAAGGAGCGTACATTTGTACTTACTGTGGAAAAGCCTACCGCTTTCTCTCGCAGTTCAAGCAGCACATAAAAATGCACCCGGGAGAAAAGCCCGTTGGCGTCAGTAGAGCTGCTAAGCCCAAAGAGCATGTTTCTCTCGAGAGTCCAGTAGAGAACAAGGAGGTTTACCAGTGCCGCCTCTGTAATGCTAAGCTCTCTTCTCTTCTAGAGCAAGGAAACCACGAGCGATTATGCAGAAACGCAACCGTTTGCCCCTACTGCAGCCTTAGGTTTTTCTCGCCGGAGCTAAAGCAGGAGCACGAGAGCAAGTGTGAGTACAAGAAGCTGACGTGTCTCGAGTGCATGCGCACCTTCAAGTCCTCCTTCAGCATCTGGCGGCACCAGGTGGAAGTCCATAATCAGAACACCATGGCACCGGCCGAAAACCTCTCCTTACCCGTTCTGGACCACAACGGCGACGTGGCCGCTGCTGCCAGGCCCCCGGCCCAGCCCGAGCCTCATAAAGCCAACCACGCAGTCGCCGCCAAAGACGACAACGCGTTCAGTGATTGTTCGGAGCAAGTGAACTTCGATTCGGAAGACTCCTCCTGTCTCCCTGAAGACCTCAGCCTTTCGAAGCAACTGAAGATCCACGTCAAAGAGGAGCCCGCGGAGGAGGCCGAGGAAGAGGCGCCTGAGGCCCGCGCCGCCCCCAAGGACGCCAGCTCCAGCAAGGACACCAGCCTGTGGCCCTGCGAGAAATGTGGCAAGACGTTCACGGCGCACAAGCAGCTGGAGCGGCACCAGGAGCTCCTGTGCTCCGTGAAACCCTTTATCTGCCACGTGTGCAACAAAGCTTTCCGCACCAACTTCCGGCTCTGGAGTCACTTCCAGTCGCACATGTCTCAGGCTACGGAGGACCCGGCGCACAAAGACTCGGAAGCGTGCCCCGTGCCCACAAACTCTCCGTCCCCGCCcccgctgcccccgcccccgccgctgcCCAAGATCCAGCCTCTGGAGCCCGACAGCCCCACGGGCTTGGCTGAAAACCCCGCTCCCGCCACGGAGAAACTGTTCGTGCCCCAGGAGTCCGACACGCTTTTTTACCATGCCCCCCCCCTTTCGGCAATCACCTTTAAAAGACAGTTCATGTGTAAACTGTGCCATAGGACATTCAAGACTGCTTTCAGTCTTTGGAGTCACGAGCAAAGCCACAACTGA
- the ZBTB21 gene encoding zinc finger and BTB domain-containing protein 21 isoform X2, giving the protein MEGLLHYINPAHAISLLSALNEERLKGQLCDVLLIVGDQKFRAHKNVLAASSEYFQSLFTNKENESQTVFQLDFCEPDAFDNVLNYIYSSSLFVEKSSLAAVQELGYSLGISFLTNIVSKTPQAPFPTCPSRKKIFIEDDESSSQKRSVIVCQSRNEAQGKTVSQNQADLSHTSRPSPSTAVKTSTSKPHVPKLAEPLHGLPLAEKSWPKDGSVGYAKSLEHSGPLDDLSRSSLVKRNVPLPSKPLQDREATDDKAGLSGQLPKGKAIELALKRPRPPVLTLGGSSETPYVLKETHKGGGPGEDRNLLYYSKLGLVVPSGSSGSGKPGIDRSGPLVKSLLRRSLSMDSQVPVYSPSIDLKSSQGPSSVAGDMPGGVFCALSQKSSLKECGEKAALDERSPAPQPHRLRSFSASQSTEREGEPAVTEVRIKTEPRSPLSDPSDIIRVTVGDTAAASAATRDLSLKTEDDQKDMSRLPAKRRFQADRRLPLKKVKEDEHGSPVSEENFEEGSSPPLPDAEFPDSDLNKDEFEQGNHERLCRNATVCPYCSLRFFSPELKQEHESKCEYKKLTCLECMRTFKSSFSIWRHQVEVHNQNTMAPAENLSLPVLDHNGDVAAAARPPAQPEPHKANHAVAAKDDNAFSDCSEQVNFDSEDSSCLPEDLSLSKQLKIHVKEEPAEEAEEEAPEARAAPKDASSSKDTSLWPCEKCGKTFTAHKQLERHQELLCSVKPFICHVCNKAFRTNFRLWSHFQSHMSQATEDPAHKDSEACPVPTNSPSPPPLPPPPPLPKIQPLEPDSPTGLAENPAPATEKLFVPQESDTLFYHAPPLSAITFKRQFMCKLCHRTFKTAFSLWSHEQSHN; this is encoded by the exons ATGGAGGGACTGCTGCATTACATCAACCCGGCACATGCCATCTCTCTGCTGAGCGCGCTCAACGAGGAGCGCCTCAAAGGACAGCTGTGTGACGTGCTCCTGATTGTCGGAGACCAGAAATTTCGAGCGCATAAAAATGTCTTGGCCGCCAGCAGTGAATACTTCCAGAGTTTATTCACCAACAAGGAGAATGAGTCACAGACTGTCTTTCAGCTTGACTTTTGTGAACCAGATGCTTTTGATAATGTTTTGAACTACATTTATTCTTCATCTTTATTTGTTGAGAAAAGCAGTCTCGCAGCTGTGCAAGAACTAGGCTATAGCCTTGGGATTTCCTTTCTGACCAACATCGTCTCCAAAACACCTCAGGCCCCCTTTCCAACGTGtcccagcaggaaaaaaatattcatagaagaTGATGAAAGCAGTTCTCAGAAGAGAAGCGTCATCGTTTGTCAAAGTAGAAACGAAGCACAGGGAAAAACCGTGAGTCAGAATCAAGCCGACCTAAGCCATACGTCCCGGCCCTCCCCTAGCACTGCAGTCAAGACCAGCACCAGTAAGCCCCACGTTCCTAAACTGGCCGAGCCGCTCCACGGCTTGCCACTAGCCGAAAAGAGCTGGCCGAAAGATGGTTCTGTGGGCTACGCCAAGTCTCTGGAGCACTCTGGGCCCCTGGATGACCTCAGCAGAAGCAGTTTGGTGAAAAGGAATGTACCGCTGCCTTCCAAGCCTCTGCAGGACAGAGAGGCGACGGACGATAAAGCCGGTCTGAGCGGCCAGCTTCCCAAAGGCAAAGCCATAGAGCTGGCTTTGAAGAGACCGCGGCCCCCGGTGTTGACTCTTGGAGGCTCATCGGAGACCCCCTACGTGCTGAAGGAAACTCACAAAGGAGGTGGTCCAGGCGAAGACCGAAACCTGCTGTACTATTCCAAGCTGGGGCTGGTGGTCCCGTCCGGCAGCTCTGGCTCCGGAAAGCCAGGCATCGACAGAAGCGGCCCGCTCGTCAAGAGTCTGCTCAGGCGGTCGCTGTCCATGGACAGCCAGGTGCCCGTCTACTCGCCCTCCATAGATTTGAAGTCTTCCCAGGGGCCCTCTTCAGTGGCCGGCGACATGCCGGGGGGTGTGTTCTGTGCTCTGTCTCAGAAGTCGTCTCTGAAGGAGTGCGGGGAGAAGGCGGCCCTTGATGAGCGGAGCCCCGCGCCCCAGCCCCACCGACTCAGGTCCTTCAGCGCCTCCCAGtccacagagagggagggagagcctgCCGTGACTGAGGTCCGCATCAAGACGGAGCCCCGCAGCCCACTGTCGGACCCCTCCGACATCATCCGTGTCACCGTGGGAGACACGGCCGCCGCGTCGGCCGCCACCAGAGACCTTTCCCTGAAAACCGAAGATGACCAAAAAGACATGAGCAGGCTCCCGGCAAAAAGGAGGTTCCAGGCGGACCGAAGGCTGCCGTTGAAGAAGGTGAAGGAGGATGAGCACGGGTCTCCGGTGTCCGAAGAGAACTTCGAGGAGGGCTCAAGCCCTCCTCTCCCCGATGCAGAGTTTCCAGATTCTGACTTGAATAAAGATGAATTTG AGCAAGGAAACCACGAGCGATTATGCAGAAACGCAACCGTTTGCCCCTACTGCAGCCTTAGGTTTTTCTCGCCGGAGCTAAAGCAGGAGCACGAGAGCAAGTGTGAGTACAAGAAGCTGACGTGTCTCGAGTGCATGCGCACCTTCAAGTCCTCCTTCAGCATCTGGCGGCACCAGGTGGAAGTCCATAATCAGAACACCATGGCACCGGCCGAAAACCTCTCCTTACCCGTTCTGGACCACAACGGCGACGTGGCCGCTGCTGCCAGGCCCCCGGCCCAGCCCGAGCCTCATAAAGCCAACCACGCAGTCGCCGCCAAAGACGACAACGCGTTCAGTGATTGTTCGGAGCAAGTGAACTTCGATTCGGAAGACTCCTCCTGTCTCCCTGAAGACCTCAGCCTTTCGAAGCAACTGAAGATCCACGTCAAAGAGGAGCCCGCGGAGGAGGCCGAGGAAGAGGCGCCTGAGGCCCGCGCCGCCCCCAAGGACGCCAGCTCCAGCAAGGACACCAGCCTGTGGCCCTGCGAGAAATGTGGCAAGACGTTCACGGCGCACAAGCAGCTGGAGCGGCACCAGGAGCTCCTGTGCTCCGTGAAACCCTTTATCTGCCACGTGTGCAACAAAGCTTTCCGCACCAACTTCCGGCTCTGGAGTCACTTCCAGTCGCACATGTCTCAGGCTACGGAGGACCCGGCGCACAAAGACTCGGAAGCGTGCCCCGTGCCCACAAACTCTCCGTCCCCGCCcccgctgcccccgcccccgccgctgcCCAAGATCCAGCCTCTGGAGCCCGACAGCCCCACGGGCTTGGCTGAAAACCCCGCTCCCGCCACGGAGAAACTGTTCGTGCCCCAGGAGTCCGACACGCTTTTTTACCATGCCCCCCCCCTTTCGGCAATCACCTTTAAAAGACAGTTCATGTGTAAACTGTGCCATAGGACATTCAAGACTGCTTTCAGTCTTTGGAGTCACGAGCAAAGCCACAACTGA